From Phycisphaeraceae bacterium, a single genomic window includes:
- the thiC gene encoding phosphomethylpyrimidine synthase ThiC, with translation MPEPSDKTAWDFMPGDWECVDPANKEHAQAWRAPADFKPITQLEHARLGTITPEMRRVAEREPHLTPQQVRDEVAAGRMVIPANIQHLKYKLEPMAIGRASKTKVNANMGASPVSSSLDEEVEKLKWAEKWGADTVMDLSTGGDLDATRQAIIRESTTPIGTVPIYSMIIGRKIEDLTPPLILEQIEHQAKQGVDYFTIHAGVLREHLPFVRKRLIGIVSRGGSLLAKWMLVHNQQNPMFTHWDDICRIMRQYDVTFSIGDGLRPGGLADASDQAQLRELATMGELTERAWTHGVQVMIEGPGHVPVDQIEYNMKLERQLCHGAPFYVLGPLVTDIFPGYDHITSCIGATYAAYHGASMLCYVTPKEHLGLPKKDDVKQGCIAYKIAAHAADVALGIPGSRDRDDELTKARAALNWQKHFELSFDPDTARAYHDEDLDVDTDFCAMCGHDWCSVRISKEINEFCSGKDENYEWDKPIKSAALTAQQQEILAKRGVLSPDEIHKLASKTKKAMTGGTDDTTDSKNTATSTDTAAKPSCHSDYVDPETAKKVQREKLVQLDVRPALGISKEDSLI, from the coding sequence ATGCCTGAGCCGTCGGACAAGACCGCGTGGGATTTCATGCCCGGTGACTGGGAATGTGTCGATCCGGCCAACAAGGAACACGCACAGGCGTGGCGGGCACCGGCGGACTTCAAACCCATCACTCAGCTTGAGCATGCACGACTGGGAACCATCACGCCGGAGATGCGCCGTGTCGCGGAGCGTGAACCGCACCTAACACCGCAGCAGGTACGCGATGAGGTCGCAGCCGGCCGGATGGTCATCCCCGCCAACATTCAGCATCTCAAGTACAAGCTCGAACCAATGGCGATTGGCCGGGCGAGCAAGACCAAAGTCAACGCCAACATGGGAGCCTCTCCCGTTTCCAGCTCACTCGATGAGGAAGTCGAAAAGCTCAAGTGGGCGGAAAAATGGGGTGCCGACACGGTCATGGACCTGAGCACGGGTGGTGACCTCGACGCGACGCGACAGGCGATCATCCGCGAATCGACAACACCCATTGGCACGGTACCGATCTATTCCATGATTATCGGGAGAAAGATCGAAGACCTCACTCCTCCCCTCATCCTCGAACAGATCGAGCATCAGGCCAAGCAGGGTGTGGACTATTTCACAATCCACGCCGGCGTGTTGCGCGAACATCTGCCTTTTGTCAGAAAACGACTCATCGGCATCGTCTCCCGTGGAGGCTCGCTGCTGGCCAAGTGGATGCTCGTTCACAACCAACAGAATCCGATGTTCACCCACTGGGATGACATCTGCCGGATCATGCGGCAGTATGACGTGACCTTCTCTATCGGCGACGGCTTGCGACCCGGCGGACTGGCGGACGCCTCCGATCAGGCGCAGCTCCGCGAGCTGGCGACCATGGGTGAGCTGACCGAACGCGCCTGGACCCACGGCGTGCAGGTGATGATCGAAGGCCCCGGACACGTGCCGGTGGATCAGATCGAATACAACATGAAACTCGAACGGCAGCTCTGCCATGGCGCGCCATTCTACGTGCTCGGCCCGCTGGTAACGGACATTTTCCCCGGTTACGACCACATCACCAGTTGCATCGGTGCCACGTATGCCGCCTATCACGGCGCGAGCATGCTCTGCTACGTGACCCCCAAGGAACATCTGGGCCTGCCGAAAAAGGATGACGTGAAACAGGGCTGTATTGCCTACAAAATCGCGGCTCATGCGGCTGACGTGGCCCTGGGTATCCCCGGCTCGCGCGACCGTGATGATGAGTTGACCAAGGCCCGCGCCGCCCTCAACTGGCAGAAACATTTCGAGCTGTCATTCGATCCCGACACCGCCCGCGCCTACCACGATGAAGACCTTGATGTGGACACCGACTTCTGCGCCATGTGCGGCCACGACTGGTGCAGCGTGCGGATCAGCAAGGAGATCAATGAGTTCTGCTCCGGCAAAGATGAAAACTACGAGTGGGACAAGCCCATCAAGTCCGCGGCTCTTACCGCCCAGCAGCAGGAAATCCTGGCAAAGCGCGGCGTACTGAGTCCCGATGAAATCCACAAACTCGCAAGCAAAACAAAGAAAGCGATGACTGGCGGTACCGACGATACCACCGACAGCAAAAACACGGCAACCTCAACGGATACGGCTGCCAAGCCATCCTGTCACAGCGACTACGTGGACCCCGAAACTGCTAAGAAAGTCCAACGGGAAAAGCTGGTACAACTCGACGTGCGGCCGGCTCTGGGAATCTCCAAGGAAGATTCGCTGATATGA
- a CDS encoding (2Fe-2S) ferredoxin domain-containing protein, translating into MSDDLTHELHKARQSARKLGLTSIQRHIFLCCDTEEAACAGRKEMKRSWDYLKERVKELGLDGCAHPWATKTQCMKVCQGGPIAVVYPEGTWYGRCTPEALRQIVDEHLVNGRIVEKYLLFVNPLDGSSTKAPR; encoded by the coding sequence TTGTCCGACGATCTCACCCACGAATTGCACAAGGCACGGCAAAGCGCGCGAAAACTCGGCCTGACCTCCATCCAGCGACACATCTTCCTCTGTTGTGACACCGAAGAAGCCGCATGCGCCGGCCGCAAAGAGATGAAACGATCGTGGGACTACCTCAAGGAACGTGTCAAAGAATTGGGTCTCGACGGCTGTGCGCACCCGTGGGCGACGAAGACGCAGTGCATGAAAGTGTGTCAGGGCGGGCCGATTGCCGTCGTCTATCCCGAAGGTACGTGGTACGGCCGATGCACGCCTGAAGCACTCCGACAAATCGTGGACGAACATCTCGTCAATGGCAGGATCGTCGAAAAATATCTGCTCTTTGTGAATCCGCTGGATGGATCGTCAACAAAAGCGCCCAGATAA
- a CDS encoding PEGA domain-containing protein — protein sequence MPARRLLIMLALLTSAGCVERTISITSEPDGALVYLNDEEVGRTPVTVPFTYYGTYDVRLEHEGYQPLWTQQRAKAPWWEAPGPDLLAEVKPHNKTEQVWHFTMKPEEPVDHDTLVDRARQLRASLSDQIQPTPTTQPDRQ from the coding sequence ATGCCCGCAAGGCGATTGCTCATCATGTTGGCACTTCTGACGTCGGCTGGCTGCGTCGAGCGGACGATCAGCATCACGTCCGAACCTGACGGCGCACTGGTGTACCTCAACGATGAGGAAGTCGGCCGTACGCCTGTGACCGTACCGTTTACCTACTACGGCACCTATGACGTGCGACTGGAACACGAGGGCTACCAACCCCTGTGGACGCAACAGCGTGCCAAGGCTCCCTGGTGGGAAGCACCGGGCCCGGACCTGCTGGCGGAAGTCAAACCGCACAACAAAACGGAACAGGTCTGGCATTTCACGATGAAGCCGGAAGAACCGGTTGACCACGATACGCTGGTCGATCGCGCCCGTCAGCTCCGCGCTTCGCTATCTGATCAAATCCAGCCAACGCCGACGACACAACCAGACCGCCAATAG
- a CDS encoding RecX family transcriptional regulator, producing the protein MSEPAFITRLVASEKRIDEVVVMVGQRVVATLPLSVVMEAGLKVGQAWDGALAARVKSLADFNRAVSAAMKAVGRRPLSIRRLEGKMRKAGHDDDTIARVVERMKGLGALDDEKFGRALVAEIQSHKLAGPALLRAKLQQRGLEQRLIAKLLRETAEDPARDAVADARELARKKLRGLSRLEPVTRKRRLWGMLARRGFDSETISTALSGLTELSGSSEEEF; encoded by the coding sequence ATGTCCGAACCTGCTTTTATCACCCGTCTGGTCGCCAGTGAGAAGCGTATTGATGAAGTGGTGGTGATGGTGGGTCAGCGTGTCGTCGCGACGCTGCCCCTATCGGTCGTCATGGAAGCAGGCCTGAAAGTGGGGCAGGCGTGGGACGGAGCGTTGGCAGCACGAGTCAAGTCACTGGCGGATTTCAACCGTGCGGTGTCCGCAGCGATGAAAGCGGTGGGACGCCGTCCGCTCAGCATTCGCAGGCTTGAGGGAAAGATGCGAAAGGCTGGTCATGACGACGACACGATCGCGCGTGTGGTCGAGCGGATGAAGGGCCTTGGCGCACTGGATGATGAAAAATTTGGCCGGGCACTGGTGGCGGAAATCCAGTCGCATAAACTAGCCGGCCCCGCGCTGCTCCGCGCCAAACTCCAGCAACGCGGGCTGGAACAGCGACTGATTGCAAAACTTCTGCGAGAAACAGCGGAAGATCCCGCCCGTGATGCGGTCGCCGACGCCAGAGAGCTGGCTCGGAAAAAACTGCGCGGTCTCAGCCGACTCGAACCCGTGACCCGGAAACGTCGTCTCTGGGGTATGCTCGCTCGACGAGGGTTCGACTCGGAGACGATCTCAACGGCATTGTCGGGATTGACAGAGTTGAGCGGCTCAAGCGAGGAGGAGTTTTAG
- a CDS encoding ZIP family metal transporter has translation MPPTTRLVVYCLLIVVASLLGGWIPHFVRLTHKRMELAISGIAGFMLGVGLLHMLPHAAEAVGDIDRVVLWLLAGFLAMFFIERFFQYHRHDVPESEADKFDTPTRDHSHAHHHDHDHACTGHVHHEDALSTHALSWSGAAIGLTLHSILDGIALAAAVAATTRPHSDAASVAAGLTVFLVILLHRPFDSMTLVTLMSSGGWSTKACHIVNGLFALAIPLGVLIFYIGVGPDHSGVVVGCALAFSAGTFLCISTSDLLPELQFHAHDRVPLSIVFLLGLALAWGVSRFELHPHHEHDRNTSPVHDSSHESANEH, from the coding sequence ATGCCCCCCACCACGCGCCTCGTCGTTTACTGCCTGCTGATTGTCGTCGCATCGCTTCTGGGCGGATGGATTCCCCACTTTGTCCGGTTGACCCATAAACGGATGGAACTGGCGATCAGCGGTATCGCCGGCTTCATGCTGGGAGTTGGTTTGCTGCACATGCTGCCGCACGCCGCCGAAGCGGTCGGAGACATAGACCGTGTCGTGCTCTGGCTGCTGGCGGGATTCCTGGCGATGTTTTTTATCGAGCGGTTTTTTCAATATCACCGCCACGACGTGCCTGAATCAGAGGCCGACAAGTTCGACACCCCTACCCGCGACCACAGCCACGCGCATCATCATGACCACGATCACGCCTGCACCGGACACGTCCACCATGAGGACGCTCTGAGCACCCACGCGCTCTCGTGGAGTGGAGCCGCGATCGGCCTGACGCTCCACAGCATTCTCGACGGTATCGCGTTGGCGGCCGCTGTTGCGGCTACCACTCGCCCTCACAGCGACGCCGCTTCCGTCGCGGCGGGGTTGACCGTCTTCCTCGTAATCCTCCTGCACCGGCCTTTTGATTCGATGACTCTCGTCACGCTCATGTCCTCGGGCGGCTGGTCCACCAAAGCCTGCCATATCGTCAACGGCCTCTTCGCGCTGGCGATCCCTCTGGGAGTGCTGATCTTCTACATCGGCGTAGGCCCCGACCACAGCGGTGTCGTCGTCGGCTGTGCTCTGGCGTTTTCCGCCGGCACGTTTCTCTGCATCTCAACCAGCGACCTTTTGCCGGAACTGCAATTTCACGCTCACGACCGCGTGCCGTTGTCCATCGTCTTTTTGCTGGGGCTGGCGCTGGCGTGGGGTGTCAGCCGATTCGAACTTCACCCCCATCATGAACACGACCGCAACACGTCGCCGGTGCATGACTCCAGTCACGAGTCAGCAAATGAACACTGA
- the moaC gene encoding cyclic pyranopterin monophosphate synthase MoaC produces the protein MPRQRSSSKTADRPSRTKLTHLDEAGRARMVGVGHKPIVHRVAIASGDFVAAPATLDRLLRGDLPKGEALAVARIAGISAAKRTDALIPLCHSLPLDHVSVDFARTASNVVRVTASASIAARTGVEMEALVAVSVACLTLYDMTKAIDKALRIENIRLISKSKDGKLSSSGVTT, from the coding sequence ATGCCGCGCCAACGCTCCTCATCAAAGACTGCCGACCGCCCATCTCGAACCAAGCTGACGCATCTGGATGAAGCTGGGCGAGCCCGAATGGTGGGCGTTGGCCATAAGCCGATCGTCCATCGTGTCGCCATCGCATCGGGGGACTTTGTCGCCGCGCCAGCCACATTGGACCGCCTGCTGCGTGGCGACCTGCCCAAGGGTGAAGCCCTCGCCGTCGCTCGCATTGCCGGCATCTCCGCTGCCAAACGTACCGATGCGCTGATCCCGCTTTGCCATTCGCTGCCGCTGGATCACGTATCGGTTGACTTCGCCCGAACCGCGTCGAATGTTGTCCGCGTCACCGCCAGTGCCAGCATCGCAGCTCGCACAGGTGTCGAAATGGAGGCACTGGTGGCGGTGAGCGTCGCGTGTCTGACGCTCTACGACATGACCAAGGCTATTGACAAGGCCCTTCGCATCGAAAATATCAGACTCATCAGCAAATCTAAAGACGGCAAACTTTCGTCCTCTGGGGTGACGACTTGA
- a CDS encoding KpsF/GutQ family sugar-phosphate isomerase produces MNKARGEPAAVPEQTQREFAQGVLRAEADAVARVLIDEAFDRAVDLILERTGNTAQTGSGAVVVTGLGKSHFIGQKLSATFASTGTPSHFLYPTEAMHGDLGRVRAVDVVLALSYSGNTEEIVALATLLRQDGVPVIAITGKQACDLGRLAAVTLCIGDVTEACPLNLAPTASTTAMLALGDALALCVSRRRNFGIEDFKKVHPGGGLGRHLMPVTEAMRLHAGKNLPLIQPEMTIEQAYAYAGEFSKGGRRVGAMIIVHPDGTLAGLFTDGDLRNTFIKHGLSSWQQPIGRFMTRNPRVLTHAALVRDAVQMVREFRFDEIPVVDETGKVLGLIDVLDLMALKVIEG; encoded by the coding sequence ATGAATAAAGCACGTGGCGAGCCTGCAGCGGTACCGGAGCAAACTCAGCGGGAGTTTGCCCAGGGGGTACTCCGCGCGGAAGCCGACGCAGTAGCACGGGTATTGATCGACGAGGCATTTGACCGTGCGGTTGATCTGATCCTGGAACGGACCGGCAACACCGCGCAGACTGGGAGCGGAGCGGTCGTGGTGACCGGGCTGGGCAAGAGCCATTTCATCGGTCAGAAACTTTCCGCCACCTTCGCTTCCACGGGTACACCGAGCCATTTTCTGTATCCGACCGAAGCGATGCACGGCGACTTGGGCCGCGTTCGTGCCGTCGATGTGGTGCTGGCACTTTCTTATTCAGGTAACACCGAAGAGATCGTCGCGCTGGCGACGCTGCTGCGACAGGACGGCGTGCCGGTCATCGCCATCACAGGTAAACAGGCGTGCGACCTGGGCCGACTCGCGGCTGTCACACTCTGCATCGGTGATGTAACCGAGGCCTGCCCGCTCAACCTCGCCCCCACCGCCAGCACCACTGCCATGCTCGCCCTGGGGGATGCGCTGGCACTCTGCGTCAGCAGGCGACGGAACTTCGGTATCGAAGATTTCAAGAAAGTTCATCCCGGCGGCGGACTGGGGCGACACCTCATGCCCGTCACCGAAGCCATGCGTCTTCATGCGGGGAAAAACCTCCCCCTCATCCAGCCGGAGATGACCATCGAACAGGCGTATGCCTATGCCGGAGAATTTTCCAAAGGCGGTCGTCGTGTAGGCGCAATGATCATCGTCCATCCGGACGGCACGCTGGCGGGACTCTTTACCGATGGCGACCTGCGAAACACGTTCATCAAGCACGGTCTGTCCTCGTGGCAGCAGCCGATCGGACGGTTCATGACTCGAAACCCCCGCGTCCTGACCCATGCAGCATTAGTGCGCGATGCTGTGCAGATGGTCCGCGAATTCCGCTTCGATGAAATTCCCGTCGTGGACGAAACGGGCAAGGTGCTCGGCCTCATCGACGTGCTCGACCTCATGGCCTTGAAAGTAATCGAAGGATGA